In a single window of the Zonotrichia leucophrys gambelii isolate GWCS_2022_RI chromosome 2, RI_Zleu_2.0, whole genome shotgun sequence genome:
- the LOC135443437 gene encoding feather beta keratin-like, translating into MACYNRCSPCGPTPLANSCNEPCALQCQDSRVIIDPSPVLVTLPGPIMTSFPQNTAVGSTSSAALGTELNAQGQPISGGFGFGLGYGLGGLGCYGRRGYGYIC; encoded by the coding sequence ATGGCCTGCTACAACCGCTGCAGTCCCTGCGGACCCACCCCGCTGGCCAACAGCTGCAacgagccctgtgccctgcaatgccagGATTCCCGCGTCATCATCgacccttcccctgtgctggtcaccctgccaggacccatcatgacctccttcccccagaacacCGCCGTCGGATCCACCTCCTccgctgctctgggcactgagctcaatgcccagggacagcccatctCTGGCGGATTTGGCTTTGGCCTTGGCTACGGCCTGGGAGGCCTGGGCTGCTATGGCAGAAGGGGCTATGGCTACATCTGCTAA